The Elaeis guineensis isolate ETL-2024a chromosome 13, EG11, whole genome shotgun sequence genome includes a region encoding these proteins:
- the LOC105060977 gene encoding galactomannan galactosyltransferase 1, with protein sequence MAKDSQQRAQGDVVAKSFLRPAKLSLLTDRLLFFGCGAAVALFLYFALYSSLTPIPFPDSNPSPPLTSHLSTQPQSPLPNHPSTISHLSTQQNQSPSIPTNVSTIQNQTSSSYDDDHPRIVSSKSETIPLAKSSSRSSSRRRTSSSKRRRDPRKPPSDPPPPSDVPQNSSTFYDDPDLSYTLDRPISDWDAKRRQWLRLHPWFSATPDRILMVTGSKPGRCSNPTGDHLLLRFYKNKADYCRIHGFDLFYNMALLHPSMPGCWAKLPLVRAAMVAHPEAEWIWWIDEDAAFTDIEFRPPFDRYSAYNLVIPGYPSMVYEQRNWIGLNAGVFLIRNSQWGLDFLDSWARLGPQTPNYRKWTKILLSEISGKDSGDSDDQSALVHLLVKDTKRWGNKVYLENSYDLHGYWEAIMGRLDNITERYKKLEKKEKELRRRHAEKDTVAFGETRLRHLDHEVGVGPQEKKKRRPFVTHFTGCQPCGGGYNPTYTWESCYEGMHRALNFADDQVLRAYGFGRPDINDISSVQQLPFDYPASPPG encoded by the coding sequence ATGGCTAAAGATTCTCAACAGCGAGCACAGGGAGACGTGGTTGCCAAATCCTTCCTCCGCCCAGCCAAGCTCTCTCTCCTCACCGACCGTCTCCTCTTCTTCGGCTGCGGTGCTGCCGTCGCTCTCTTCCTCTATTTCGCATTATACTCCTCCCTCACTCCCATCCCCTTCCCCGACTCCAACCCTTCCCCTCCTCTCACCTCCCACCTCTCTACCCAACCCCAATCTCCCCTCCCCAACCACCCCTCCACCATCTCCCACCTTTCCACCCAACAAAACCAATCTCCCTCCATCCCCACGAATGTCTCCACCATCCAAAACCAAACCTCCTCCTCCTATGATGATGACCACCCACGCATTGTCTCCTCCAAATCTGAAACCATTCCTCTCGCCAAATCCTCCTCCCGTTCTTCCTCCAGACGCCGGACTTCCTCCTCGAAACGCCGTCGTGACCCCCGCAAGCCCCCCTCAGATCCCCCACCTCCAAGCGACGTCCCCCAGAACTCGTCCACCTTCTATGATGACCCCGACCTCTCCTACACCCTCGACCGTCCCATCTCTGACTGGGATGCCAAGCGTCGTCAGTGGCTCCGCCTCCACCCCTGGTTCTCCGCCACCCCGGACCGCATCCTCATGGTCACCGGCTCCAAGCCCGGCCGGTGCTCCAACCCTACCGGCGACCACCTCCTCCTCCGCTTCTACAAAAACAAAGCAGATTACTGCCGCATCCACGGCTTCGACCTCTTCTACAACATGGCCCTCCTCCACCCCTCCATGCCTGGCTGCTGGGCCAAACTCCCATTAGTCCGGGCTGCCATGGTGGCCCACCCGGAGGCCGAGTGGATCTGGTGGATCGATGAGGACGCCGCCTTCACCGACATCGAGTTCCGCCCACCTTTCGACCGCTACAGTGCTTACAACCTCGTCATCCCTGGCTATCCCTCCATGGTCTACGAGCAGAGGAACTGGATCGGCCTCAATGCTGGCGTGTTCCTCATTCGCAACTCCCAATGGGGCCTTGACTTCCTCGACTCATGGGCTCGGCTCGGGCCACAGACTCCAAACTACAGGAAGTGGACCAAAATACTGCTCTCGGAGATTAGTGGCAAGGATAGCGGCGACTCGGATGACCAATCGGCATTGGTGCACCTCTTAGTTAAAGACACCAAGAGATGGGGGAACAAAGTCTATTTGGAGAATAGCTATGACTTGCATGGCTACTGGGAGGCTATTATGGGGAGGCTGGACAATATAACGGAAAGGTACAAAAAgttggagaagaaggagaaggagttGAGGAGAAGGCATGCAGAGAAGGATACCGTGGCTTTTGGGGAGACGAGGTTGAGGCATTTGGACCATGAGGTGGGGGTGGGGCCGCAGGAAAAGAAGAAGCGGAGGCCGTTCGTGACGCACTTTACAGGTTGTCAGCCCTGTGGTGGAGGCTACAACCCAACCTACACATGGGAGAGCTGCTACGAGGGGATGCATCGCGCACTCAACTTTGCCGACGACCAAGTGCTTCGGGCCTACGGGTTTGGGCGGCCAGATATAAACGACATCTCCAGCGTCCAGCAGCTGCCGTTTGATTACCCCGCGTCCCCTCCGGGTTGA